A genomic segment from Acipenser ruthenus chromosome 5, fAciRut3.2 maternal haplotype, whole genome shotgun sequence encodes:
- the extl3 gene encoding exostosin-like 3 isoform X2, with protein MTGYTMLRNGGGTANGAQPWVLRWSNRIRLTWLSFTLFIILVFFPLIAHYYLTTIDESEEAGKRIFGPRPDSELCEVKHVQDLCRIRESVSEELLQLESKRQDLNGEIARLNLKIEACKKSIENAKQDLLQLKNVISQTEHSYKELMAQNQPKLSLPVRLFPDKDDTGLPLPKSHRSCRLHSCFDYSRCPLTSGFPVYVYDPDSYAWGAALDPLVKQAFATSAKSSIYVTDNPSIACIYVVLVGELQEPSSLTTGDLERQLHALPYWRKDGHNHLLVHLSRKSLTQNFLSNVSMGRAAVAQSTFFENQYRPSFDLVTSPLVHALSEPNFLGVPPQVPVKRKYLFTFQGEKVESLHSSLQEAPPRSFEEMEGDPPADYDDRIIGTLKAVQDSRLDRVLVEFTCKNHPQPSLPTEWALCGEREERLKLLKVSTFALVIAPGDGRMVASAGCGMRLFEALEMGAIPVVLGDQTRMPYHDLIHWSEAALIIPKPRITEVHFLIRSISDNDLLVMRRQGRFLWETYFSTAENIFGTILAALRTRIQIPATPIREELAQEIPHKSGKAAGTDPNMADNGDLDLGPVETEPPYASPRYLRNFTYTAADTFHGWNRPPGPFHLFPHTPLDPALPSEAKFLGSGTGFRPIGGGAGGSGKEFQAALGGNVPREQFTVVMLTYEREEVLMNSLERLNGLPYLNKVVVVWNSPKPPSDDLLWPDIGVPIMVVRTEKNSLNNRFLPWDAIETEAILSIDDDAHLRHDEIMFGFRVWREARDRIVGFPGRYHAWDVNHQSWLYNSNYSCELSMVLTGAAFFHKTLISLLHLWKSAKLPHGAEVQKLIFHIASHVPTLILVIPK; from the exons ATGACTGGCTATACCATGCTACGGAACGGTGGTGGGACAGCAAATGGTGCCCAACCCTGGGTGTTGCGCTGGTCTAACCGAATAAGGCTGACCTGGTTAAGTTTCACGCTGTTTATCATCCTGGTCTTTTTTCCACTGATTGCCCACTACTACCTCACCACTATTGATGAGTCGGAGGAGGCCGGCAAGCGAATATTTGGCCCGCGACCAGACAGTGAGCTTTGTGAGGTGAAGCATGTGCAGGACCTGTGCCGTATCCGTGAGTCTGTGAGTGAGGAGCTGCTGCAGCTGGAGTCCAAGCGCCAGGATCTCAATGGAGAAATAGCCCGACTCAACCTGAAGATCGAAGCCTGTAAAAAAAGTATTGAAAATGCCAAACAGGACCTTCTTCAACTTAAGAATGTCATAAGCCAGACTGAGCACTCCTACAAGGAGCTCATGGCCCAGAACCAGCCCAAGCTCTCTCTGCCTGTCCGCTTATTTCCAGATAAGGACGACACGGGCCTGCCTCTGCCTAAATCGCACCGCTCCTGTCGACTACACTCCTGCTTTGACTACTCCCGCTGCCCGCTAACTTCTGGCTTCCCTGTTTATGTTTATGACCCAGACAGCTATGCCTGGGGTGCTGCCCTGGATCCACTTGTCAAACAGGCCTTTGCCACTTCTGCAAAAAGTAGTATTTATGTCACAGATAACCCAAGCATTGCCTGTATTTATGTGGTCCTTGTTGGTGAACTTCAAGAGCCATCATCATTGACCACAGGAGATTTGGAGAGGCAGCTCCATGCTCTACCTTACTGGAGAAAAGACGGGCACAACCACTTGTTGGTCCATTTGTCCCGTAAATCACTGACCCAAAACTTTCTTTCTAACGTCAGCATGGGCCGGGCTGCTGTGGCCCAGTCCACTTTCTTTGAGAATCAGTACCGGCCCAGTTTTGATCTAGTCACCTCACCCTTGGTTCATGCCCTCTCAGAGCCCAACTTCCTAGGGGTGCCCCCACAGGTGCCTGTGAAAAGGAAGTACCTCTTTACTTTCCAGGGAGAGAAAGTGGAGTCCTTGCATAGCAGCCTGCAGGAGGCACCCCCTCGCTCGTTCGAGGAGATGGAAGGGGACCCTCCTGCAGATTACGATGACCGTATAATTGGCACACTGAAAGCAGTTCAGGACAGCCGCCTTGACCGGGTGCTGGTGGAGTTCACCTGCAAGAATCACCCTCAGCCCAGTCTTCCTACAGAATGGGCACTATGTGGGGAGCGGGAGGAGCGTCTCAAACTTCTCAAGGTCTCCACTTTTGCCCTGGTGATTGCACCAGGTGACGGCAGAATGGTGGCCTCAGCTGGTTGTGGCATGCGACTCTTTGAGGCCCTGGAGATGGGTGCTATCCCTGTGGTTCTGGGTGATCAGACCCGAATGCCATACCATGACCTGATCCACTGGAGTGAAGCTGCACTTATAATCCCCAAACCACGTATCACAGAAGTACACTTCCTCATACGTAGCATCTCTGACAACGATCTGCTTGTCATGCGCCGACAAGGGCGCTTCCTTTGGGAGACCTACTTCTCCACAGCTGAGAACATTTTCGGAACCATTCTGGCCGCCCTAAGGACTCGCATTCAGATTCCTGCCACTCCCATCCGGGAGGAACTGGCCCAGGAGATCCCACACAAGTCTGGCAAGGCTGCTGGTACAGATCCCAACATGGCAGATAATGGTGACCTGGACTTGGGCCCCGTGGAGACGGAGCCACCTTACGCATCACCACGCTACCTGCGTAATTTTACCTACACAGCAGCAGACACATTCCACGGCTGGAACCGGCCTCCTGGGCCATTTCACCTTTTTCCCCACACACCACTGGACCCCGCCCTGCCCTCTGAGGCCAAATTCCTGGGCTCAGGAACAGGGTTCCGCCCCATTGGTGGGGGTGCAGGTGGCTCTGGGAAGGAGTTCCAGGCAGCATTGGGGGGCAATGTGCCTCGGGAGCAGTTCACGGTGGTAATGCTGACCTACGAGAGGGAGGAGGTGTTGATGAACTCGCTGGAAAGGCTCAATGGGTTACCCTATCTCAACAAAGTGGTAGTGGTCTGGAACTCCCCTAAGCCCCCCTCTGATGACCTGCTCTGGCCAGACATTGGGGTCCCCATCATG gTTGTGCGAACAGAGAAAAATAGTTTGAACAACCGTTTCCTACCGTGGGATGCCATCGAGACAGAGGCGATCTTGTCCATTGATGATGATGCCCATCTCCGCCATGATGAGATAATGTTTGGATTTCG TGTGTGGCGGGAAGCCAGGGACCGAATCGTGGGGTTTCCAGGGAGGTACCATGCCTGGGATGTAAACCACCAGTCATGGCTCTACAACTCCAACTATTCATGTGAGCTGTCCATGGTGTTGACAGGGGCTGCCTTTTTTCACAAG ACCTTAATCAGCCTACTGCATCTCTGGAAAAGCGCAAAACTGCCACACGGAGCAGAGGTCCAGAAACTGATTTTCCACATCGCTTCCCATGTACCGACGTTAATACTGGTTATACCCAAATGA